A window of Hordeum vulgare subsp. vulgare chromosome 5H, MorexV3_pseudomolecules_assembly, whole genome shotgun sequence genomic DNA:
catgtatcaccgtggagaactcaaaccgatgcaactaatgaaatggcaagaacacacgaagtggtcaagtccctcacactcaaatccctccacaacaacaaaagctatggagaaaatatgagaggaagaacaaggagctcacaaagaactccaagatcaagatccaaggggttcccctcacatagaggagaaagtgattggtggagatgtggatctagatctcctctctcttttccctcaagaacaagcaagaatcattggagggtttgagagtaagcaagctctaagaatgtcaacaatggaggtagatcaagagctcaacggatggataaaaccaagggggaagaagaccccctttatatagtgggggaaggaatcagaccgttacccccacttacagcccgagcccagcggtactaccgctggctgcagcggtactaccgctggcactccagctagcggtactaccgctggctgcagcggtactaccgctggcactccaccggtactaccgctcgtcccagcggtactaccgctcgtcccctggtagtgcaaaggcactaccaccgccaagaaagtcttcgcaaaaaggtccgacgcagtacaaccgcaaagatgacggtactaaaaacttggagcggtactaccgttggccaaggacggtactaccactggacagcggtactaccgccagctctagcggtactaccgctagggccagcggtactaccgctaggtcgagcggtactaccgctcgccactgaaacagccataactttcgcatacgagctccgaatcgagcaaacccaagcttgttggattcaggacgacaagagctatccaaacagatatgaagatgccaatgatatagagatgtgagtcatctatgaatgaagaaccggcaaaaactccaacatcaaaaacatcatagtagatgcatatggactccgttttcgatgaacttgagcttgtcacgaagatgaccataagctctaaaactcacaaagagaaacaccaaacaagaaccaagaagtatgatgcaaggatgcaaatggtttgagctctcaacgaacgacacgatcaagctactcacttgagagcccccttgatagtacaacaatctatcctaaacggaaaacctatcaagggcaaacctacaccttgcacctcgtcctcttgagctagatgatgatgatcttggcttcctcaagatggaccacatttcttaattgcgttggcttgatgaagactatttgattgctcccccatactcactatgggtgagccactctttagcatatcttcacaagtccattgccaccacaatggacagcaagcttcaagcatgatatcttcgtgctgatccacttgaacttgcacatcgcaatcttgatgacgatcataacttgacgtcatacttcatgggttgtatgagatcttctctttgacgcaagcccatggaaacacacctaacccccacatagaactctcacgaagaccatgggttagtacacaaacacgtaatggacaatgcttaccataccatgggatcacttgatccctctcggtacatcttgtacgctttgtgtgtcgatcatcttgatttactctttgtctgggatcttgatcaaccttgtgtctctatgaccattctttggataataccttgaataccaccttggtcatcatataaactccttgaacccaacagatggacttcaagaagtgcctatggacaaatcctataaatgtaacttaaggcaaccattagtccataggaattgtcatcaagtaccaaaaccacatatgaagaTATATGCTCTCACAATTACCTCAATGAACAAGTGGCTCTGGAGGCATGGTCACTTACAGGTACACTGCACCGGATCGATCGAACGATGCACACCGCGAGTGGAGGAAAAATTGACTATTTTGATCTTTTACTGAAAGTCAAGCCGGATCTGACTTtggctgatttttttttcttcagatTTAACCCTTTTCTATCGACGCCTTTGACGATAGGATATAACAACCCATCGTCGAAGCCTGTGACGATAGAAAAATGACATACCGTCGGAGAGTCTAACGGTAGCGCATGTGACCCTACCGTTAAAAGATCCGGCTGTAGGCACACGCGCACACTGTATCCGCAACTTACGATTATTTTTTATGGTATGCGTGTAACCCTACCGTCAGGGACTTTAACGGTAGGTTGTTATACCGTACCGCCAGGTTCTCCGGCGATAGCAAAAAGGtcatatttgaaaaaaaaaatcctaccgGAATCAGATCCGGCTTAAGTTTGGGCAAAATGTCGAAACAATGAATTTGACCACGAGTGCATCCAGAGACCACAAACCTGTCGTCCTGAACTGAGCCTAATTCAGCAAGGAGTAGTAACAACTAGAAAAAAAAGACTGACCAATCGATTAATTTTCTTGTACGGGAATGGTAATCGTCGTGGCAGGTAATAAAATTGAACCAGGCATTGATTTCAAAGCAGCTCGAATTTATACGAAACCGAGGACCGATGTCTGTCTCCCCTTCTAGGTACATGCTGCGATTCAGACAGAGCGCGCTGTGTTATTCAAACTACAGGGTCACCACGTGTGGCGGCCTGCTGGAGATCGACTGAAGCGATTTGAATTCATATACTGAGCATTTTGCGTATGTATACGGACGAGAAAGAAGAATTCAAAATTTCCTGTACCTTAAATCATTACCGCATGGCAGGAAACACCGAACCAGGCATTTATTTCAAAGCAGATCGAATTAATACGAAACAAAGGAACGACGTCTCCCCTTGTAGTACATGGAGCGGTTGAGAGCACGTGGTTTGAATTCAAACAGAAAATGAATGCCAAGCGTGAACCATGAGAGactaagggggtgtttgttttTAAAGGATTAACTTTTTTTTAGTCTCAGCGACTAAAGGAAAAAAAAATCCCTTTAGTAGAATCTTTCTCTAGTCCCTTAAAGAAAAGTTTCTCCCGTTTGGTTACACAGGGACTAAAAGGAACTATTTTAGTCTAGTCCCTGGCCTAAGGCCCCGTTTGGATTCGGTGTAAATTTTTACAACCGGATTAAATCTACAAGTGTATATTATAATCCGTTGTATTATTTTCATCTGGAATGAAAACGGTGGCTGAATGTCTGTATTTATTACGGGTGCATTTAGAAAAAAACCATAATCCAAGCCTAGGGACATGGCCAATGCGTAACCCAAGAATGATGTTCCGTATGTCATATAAGTATTGGATAGGTTCGAATGACGCAACAGGATCCTCAGCAGGTGGCGGGTACTTCAGAAAAAAAGACACTCAGATGCAAAAACTTAAAAAGTTGAAGTGAAAGTAAATATGCATGTGTATCGGTGTGTTTTTTTATGGGACCCACTAGTGGTATTTTGCATTGAAGATTTTTTTATTATAGATATCTCAAAGTACTTTTTATCATGGAgtatatatattcatatgtcattATTGTACATACCCTAGCAACCCCAGAGACTGATGCATCCTAACAGCAAATGTCAAGCAGATTGCATCGTACAGGTTTAAAGCGCACTGATTTGCTTCACCGGATTAGTCCAGTACAGCCTTCCCAGACATAACCGAAGAAATGAGAGTCAGATCAGGTAGGGTGGGTGgatgatttgcttcgccgaatcaGTGTTCGTACAGCTTTCCAAAACATACCAGAATAAGAAGGACGAACCGGTTGATTAATCAGGTACGATTGGTGGGTGATTGTCACCAAGAGTTTTATACAACATTTGTGCCTAGTGTTATTGACAACTCAGACATGCAGACCTCtctcttactccctccgtttctaaatgtaagaccttttagagaattcactaaaagactacatacggagcaaaatgagtgaatatacactctaaaatatgtctatgtacatccgtatgtaattcatagtgcaatctctaaaaagtcttatatttaggaacggagggagtatatgtcatGCATTATTTCTCGAGGAGACAACACAACAGATAAGAAATAATAATCTTATCAGATTGCACTCCAGTAACACAATCTAGTATTACATCCGTTCACAAGTATAAGTTGCTTTTGTTATTTCAATATGAACTACGAAGAGACTGAATGGTTGAACAAACACACTACAACGCGTCTAATACATCCCATTCACACAAAAGctagaacatcttatatttgtgaacggagggagtGGCACATAAGGATCAGGAAGCAGATAAGGCCTTCCACGAGGAAACGGCATCTTTTGATTGAAGACGAGAAAAAAAGAAGCAAAAATTGCTGTGTAGGAATTCAAACCACGAATCTCTATCAATATTATCAAGGAAGCATTATTACTCTATGTGATACTAGGATACAACATAACAGATAACAAAATACCACTCATATAAGATTGCACGCCAATAACATCGAACAAATAAAGTTCAGGAAGCAAGCAGAAAACATGGGTGTCTGAAGCTGCTGGTGAAGTTTCTGTGCCTCATCTTGTTGTTTGCCTGATGTGCCTGGCCCTCTATTCGCAACACTGAGTGATGTTCTAGAAATTTATGCTGTCATTTATGTTTACTCAAATCTTCTAGTTCCTTAGCTGCTGCTAGCATTAGGCGGCAGAAGAACCTCATTTTCTCTTTGTTTCTGCACTGGATGCTTGTACTATGGCATCCACTATCATGCTGATAGTGGAACCCCACGGTCCTTTTGGATCCTATGGGAAAAAATGGTTTAGGAAGCAGCTACTGCCTTCCACAAGGCATCCTCTGATGGGCGCTTAATGAAGCCCCGGTCAGCCATCAATTCCACAAGCTCTTCATGCTTCCTGAGCTGACCGGCTTTCCTCAACagcatcagcaccatatcatacACCGGTTTTGTGGGTTTCAGGGATTTCTCCTCAACCATTTCCCTCAGCGTTGCATGAGCGCGCCTCCAGTTTCCCCTCCCACAGAATGACTCGATTAGAGCTCCGTAGGTGTTCACATTTGGTTCCACACCTTGTGCATCCATGTCCTTCTTTATCCTCAGCACCATGTCCATCGACTTCTCCTTATTGAACAACTTCATAAGCAAATTATAAGTCACCACATTGGGCTTGCACTGCAGCTCTTGCATCCGTTCGTACAGCCTCCgtgcagcttctacattgcccgtCCCAAGGACCAGCTTCAGCATGGGATTGAACGTGTGGCAGTCAGGAATACACCCCTTGGCAATCATCTTGGCGAGCACTTTCATCGCAGCGTCAAGGTTGCTCTGCCCCTTCCCACAATGTGTCTCCATCAAGAAATTGTATGTGATAATGTCTGGATCACAACCAAGCTGCCGCATCTGGTTGTGCACCTGCAGCACCTGCTCAGAACGCCCGGCCTTGACATGAGCCCGCATGATGGCATTGAAGGTCGCCGTGTTTGGAGGACACCCAGTCTCCATCATTTGGCAGAGGAGCTCCTGGGCACGGGGCACCTGCCCAGCGCGGTACATGGCATCAATCACAGAAGTGTAGGTGTAAACATTCGGCATGATCCCGGCCTGCTGCATCTCAGCAAACACTTGCTCTGCCTTGTCGAGACACCCGGCACGACACCAGGCATGCACCAGGGTCGTGTAGAGCACGACATCCGGTGGAAATACCGACTTGTAGCTGTCGAACAGCGCCTGTGCCTCACCGGCGAGGCGCTTCTTGGACAGCGCACCAAGGAGAGAGGCGAGCACCGCAGGGTCTGGGACCCCGGCGCCATACTCCTCCATCCGACGGAACAGCTCGGAGGCCTCAGGAGACATCCCCGCCCGGACGTACCGGCGGATTATGGCGAGGATGACCTGCGACGAGACAGGGATGGAGCGCTCGCGCATTTCGTCGAGCAGGTGTCGGGCGAGCGGGAAGTGGTGGTGCTTCGCGAGCAGGTCGATCATAGCGGCGTAGAGCGCGGGGAGCGAGTCTGCGGGGAGCGACGGGACGACGTGGTGGAAGAACGTGAGGGCCTCCGGGAACGGGACGCCGCGGCGGAGCGCGAGGAGGCGGCCGAGGAGCTGGAGCGCGAGGTGCGGTGCGGGCGGGGaagggaggaggccggcgagggTGGAGGAGAACGCGGGAAGGGGCTCGAATGGCGGCGAGGAGGGGAGCGCAGTCGACGGGTGGGCGCGGCTGTGGTCGAGGATCGCCGCGTGGAGCGAGTCCAGGAGCTTGGCTTCCGCGGGCGTCAGGGGCGGAGGCGAGTTGGGAGCCGGTGGGATGGGCGAGGCGGGAGCCGGTTCTGTGGTGGCCTCGGTGGCGcataggcggcggaggaggaggcgggaagTGGTGGAGAGGTGGTGGTTGCGCTTCAGGAGgagagccatggcggcggcggcggcggcggcggcggttgctCGGTCGCGGTTGCCGGCGACGTGGGGGCGGTAGGGTTCAGGGTGTCGGTCTGGACTACGCCATTTCGATGGGTTCAGGCTGTAGTTTTACCTGAAGTATTCCTGGGCCATATAGCCCATGAAGTGAGCTGTTGGGCCGGGTTGCATCACGAGCGACTAATTAATTTGTTTGGTAGTAGTTGCAGTCGCTCAAGAAAAAAAAGTGTTTGGTAGCATAACATTGTTGTTTTCTTTTCAAACATGCTAAAAGCACCTCCAATTGACGTTTAAAAACTGCTCCGTACGTTAAAAGATTCATTTTTTAAACGTTGAAGACATAAATCAGCGTTCCAGCAGAAGCTTTAAAatagagcatgcacaaaaaaGTCAGCGTCCGCGCTGCAAATTTTAAACGCGATCGCTTTCGGGCTGCATTATTAAGGTGTCGGATTGAGCGCTCTGGCTGCTACAAGTGAGGCTGTCAGATTGGACACCATGTTTTTATACATTCGTTGGAGAACAAAGTCTTAGTGAACCGTGTTATCGCTATttcaattttctaaaaaaaattagaGCATCTCGCTACCGCTCGTctcttggagatgctctaactctAGACATGCTACCGCTCAAAGAAACTCTAGACATGTCAAGTACATGTATCTGTTATTGTTTGATAGTGATGTATGTGCTGAGACATGCTAAGTTGAGACTTCGTTTGACAGCCTGCATGTGTTTAGACATGTTAATCAATTTTAAATTCTGAATAATTCTTTTAAATGGTGAATAAAATTTAAAAAGCATGAAAAAAATTAAACACATTTTGAAATtccaattttattttgaaataatGAACACATTTTGGAATtccatttttctgaaaatttaaaCAAAACTGAAATTCTGAACtttttcaaatattttaaaaTTCTGATATTCTGAatgttttttgaaaatttaaacgaGTTTtgcaatttttcaaaaaaattaaatacaTTTGGAATTCAATTTCTTAAAAATGTTTTTagtatttatgattttttttcaaaatttaaaCAAAATACGAAATAATGATCTTTCTTTAAAAtgtaaacatttttttgaaatgatgaaaataaaaaaatgaatgctGATTTTCTTACAGTTGAAATAAATTTTaaattctattttttttaaaaaaaataaaattttaaattctaaagtttttttgaaattttaaacaaatttgaaattgtAAACATTTCTTTAGAATTTATTCGAATTTTGCATATATTTTTAGGGTCGGGGGAGCATGGCTACCTCCGTGCATCCTATATGGTGTGCTCAACTCATCATCGTCGAGAGGCCTTTTTGCATGAGACGAGCATAGTTGAGGTGAAGTCATACACCCTCCCAAACAATCAAAAGTGGACTTTATAGGATACTTTTGAGCCGATGCACcctaccaaacacaccctataGCTCTTGCATGTGGAGAAGCTCAACTTCTAATAAATACCTTCTCAAAAAATTCCTAGGGGCATCATGCATACTTACAAAAATGTTTGAAAAATGCGTTACTCCCGGCCAAGTGGAAATTAGGGTACCACGGCCCGTCTGCTTGCGGTCGAGAAAGAGACGCCCTGCATGGATCAACTCTCGAAGCAGCCTACTCATGAGCACCGCAAGCCCAAGACACTTCGTGAGGGCGTGGCCTCGCAAAACTCCGTTCTTCAAGAGGGGGCTCTTCAAGATGATCTCCAATGACAACGGGCGGCCACGCGAGGCCTCCCTCGTGAGGCGGCCTCCCGCGAAGCCCTCCGCTTGAAAGGGATGCGCGACGCGGGTCGCGCGGTTGCGTGCTCACCACGTGGGTGACATCCTGCGCACTCAAGCACATCAGAGGCCGTGCCAGCGGGAGCGGAGAGGGAGGATTTTCTTTTTGGTGATAAAAGGATAGCACGCGGCTGCCCTCCCCCAAAGCGAGTTCCAAGACTTGCTATTTTGGTGCCAGAAGACCACAGTGACGCTTTGCGCCAAGATGGATGTCAACAGTGAGCCCACGAGCGTGTCATGGACGACGCCTTTGTAGGCGAAGGCCACCTTTTGTGAGGTTAAGACTGAGCGCATGGCCCCTTCAAATGTCGCCGTGTGGCAACCATTTCCCACCAATATTTTTGTGGAGGATCGAGGCAGCTATAAGAGGGACAAAGCCAATACCTTAGAGAGGGTATTATTCTTTCACCTGTTTCAATCTTGTAACACTCGTGTGCAATCCCAAGAGCAATTCCACACAAGTAGGAGTAGGATTTTACACCGCTTGGTAGCCCGAACCTGGTAGCTCGATGTGTTCTTGTCGTGCCTTGTGTGCGTGTGTATCCCCACGAAGCTCTGCTCGCCGTAGCTAGGCCAAAGTCACCGTCAGGTCGTAAGGTAGTGGGCAAGATTCCCAGTGTTCGGACCATGGTTCCTGGAGGGGGTTTCCCTTTGTCCCAAAACCACTCTCCAACAATTATTACAGTTGTAGACCCAGAAACATTGAAAGCAGTGGCACTTAGAGAGGCTTTAGTTCTTGCGAAAGACCTATATGTTCATAAAATTCATGTGGCTTCAGATTGCAAAATGGTAGTTGATGGACTAAAGCAATGATCATCAATGATATACGGTGCAATTATACATGAAACTAGAGATAGTTCAAACTTATTGTTATATATCCCACAAGTTTAGGAGCTCGAATATCGAGGCTCACAATCTCACTAAGCATACTTTAACACTAGGGTTCAACCGTCATGTTTGGCTTGGACGACCTGGTGATCATTTCTTGCATGTAACTCTTCATTTGGTATGAATAAATCTTAACAAGACTGTCTCAAGAAAATAGTAATACCTTCTTGGAAGGAGAAAAAGCTCAAACACGAGCAAAAGAGCTTCCCCTAAAAACCCCAGCAAAAGAGCTTGGTATAAAAAAATCTAGCAAAAGAGTTGCTTATTCAACAACAGTTCATAGCTTACGATTGCTTATCACTCTTGAGGGATATCTCTGATAAATCGGGTGCAAGACATGGAGCCATCACATGAACATCAATGCTCTAACAAGAGACTTTGAAGAATGCAAGTTCACATATGAACGGAAACAATGATCATGAAGCTCGTGATGTAGCAAAATTTGCTTTATCTCTTGATGCACGCCATCATGTTAGGCTTCTTGTCCCATTAAGAGTTGTTGTCTAATAAAGTTCAATGATGTTTTTTTAAATGTATATGATGCGCTAGCTAAAAATTATGTATATCGTGTGAAGCTATGAAGAAAATGTACTCTTAAAAAACACTATCATAACTAGCTTTATTGCTCATTGAATAGTTAAATCATCCACGGGGTTTTACAAGATAAAATTGAGAGGGTCACTGATAAAAATAAAGATGTACCCATATAAGAATTGAACATTCTTTGAGAAGGGTTTCATCCAAATGTGATTTTGAGGGGAATGTTCAAGGATAATGCAAGTGTTGGGTCATTCGCTTCATTGCAACGAAAAACGAATATTTATGTTTTTCACTCTCTCACTGACTCAGAGGGATGCATTGAAGCGAACAAGTGTATCACCTTGATTGCCATCCATCGCTCCATTGAATCCACAAGGCGCTTGAGAGAAAACAAGGGACGCCACCGATAAGGTTTCTCGAAAATATTTATGAGACAATATGAAGTGAAAACTGCACATTCAGTGGAAGTATGGAAACCTGAGTGCAAGCCGTTGGATCCTATATGTATGTACTAGATCCATACATAACTGATGTCTGCTATTTGTAATAAAACGCACGCTGGCAGCACTTCTTTGTGCACATAGCCCCTCAATGCTAGTAGAATTGGAACCATGTTCAACAGAACTCTGCCCAAAAAGAGAATTATGTACAAGAATGGTTACTACAAACAGTACACTTGCAGTTTAATTAAAATCTTGGGCGTCCAAACATGCAGTCAAAGGTAGCAAAAAGATCAACAAAAGACAAATCTTGGGCATTCAAACATGCAGGAACATTTGAGTTCAGATGCAGGAAAAAAACTACATAGCCTAGCCCAGCCTAGAGGAGAAGGAATTACTAGATGAGCCACGAAAAGAAGTACAGATGCAAAGCATAGGAGCTTTGCAGGTGTAACAGAAATCCTCATACCTTGAGACCTAGACGGCTAGACCGGGTATGACATTCGATGGGGAACGCTGATTGGCACGGTCAACCGTTCAAGAGGAATTCGTCATGCCGTTTGTTGCTGCTCTATCTCCTACAAGTCTCCTAACCCTAGTTGTTGATGGGAAAAAAAATCTAGTCAAGATTGGAATATCTCCATCGACAGAGGAACCTCATGGAGCTTTCATTGGAGACGTTTCTGTACCAAGATACATGATGACCATGGAGTTGTATTTGCATTTTGTACCTCTTTCCATCCCACATCGTACACTTGCCACCCAACGGCCCAAAGTCCGGTGTCCATGTTTGCATTGAATATATGCATGTTTTCATCAAATATGTACTCCTTTCATTACGGTTTAGAAGAGGTGTTTGAAATTCTAACCTAGGTGATtattgattggttgtgagatggactgaaaaatagcattcacactacgtatgcatatagaagtagtgcAACCAAGTACTAATTAGTTGTTAAAAATAAAAGCAATTCGCCTTAAATCTTGTCTATTATGAAAATACACATAAATTTGATCGTACCTTTTAAACTGTAATGCAGAAAGTACTCAATATTTATATGGTGCGGCAATATGTGGCATGGACTCAGTGGCGTAGCCAGGGGATGGacagggtggtccatggaccaccctgAAATTCCACCGTAGCTAATATATaggataaaaaatatattttttacaaTGCATAAAATTACATGAAAATTTTATTATTGGACCACCCGGTCTCACTGAGCTATACGCCACTGCGTGGACTTACGAAGGGTTGACAAAAAACGACGAGTCATCGTACGCTTGATCAGGTCGCGTGAACGCCGGTACGGGCACAGCTGACGCGGTGAGCTTGTCATCTTCGAGGAGTCCGAGAAGCGCTGGGCAGAGAAGGGTGGTAGGTGACCATTCCGTTCGTTCGCCCGTGCCGGCGGCTGTGGACATGTAAAACTTTTTTTTTTTAGGGATACATCTAAAAACTATTCTGACCATCCGGGTTAATACTTGGACTCGGCACGGCTACGTGGTACGTACCGCTAGATACTACGTTTTCAGCATGCATTCAGGTGTGTGCGCGACTTTGCGGGGCGTTGGTTTGCATGTTCAAACCGGGCGGGAGATTGACAACACGCGTTGTGGGTTTGATGATATTGCCCGCGAATGGAAAACATGCATATGATATGACTGACCTGTATCCTCCATAGATTCATGATGGTTGTTGATTATGGTAAGAAAGGCATACATGTCTGGTGATTGTTAATTAATGTTAAATTAGGCTACTCATAGTGGAGAGTAACATATAATAGTTTCATACATGTGTTATTATtgtatatgatactaccttcataatgcatagtatcataaactagtatcatacgtgatcttatttattgacatgcatgacacatagtagcatatcatttaacatgttacggtatctacctatgttactctaatcctctctctctcttctttaattacttaccacatcaccatgtttgctagtcccaagactatgttactagctaCGATACctccactatgaccagcctacaAAAGGCATGTCTGGTGGGGATGATGAGACTGGCTATgacctactccctccgtacctaaatataattcttttaagatatttcactaggtatctacatacggagcaaatgaacaaatatatactctaaagtatgtctatatacatccgtatatagtttattAATTgaacctttaaaaagacttatatttagagcaagtacaataaggtacagtcaacaggctgtaagaattaaaatactatatttttactgagttgaatgagagagaagaggagagagaagggaagcgggctcttcgtgaagagccagctctagcacgtgctcctagatgctttgtgagaatgaaagattGACCATATATAATAAAAAGTAATACTTTTTTATTGCTAACTATTATACAAGTTAGCTATGAGACTGCTTATAGTCAATAGTTG
This region includes:
- the LOC123397684 gene encoding pentatricopeptide repeat-containing protein At1g20300, mitochondrial encodes the protein MALLLKRNHHLSTTSRLLLRRLCATEATTEPAPASPIPPAPNSPPPLTPAEAKLLDSLHAAILDHSRAHPSTALPSSPPFEPLPAFSSTLAGLLPSPPAPHLALQLLGRLLALRRGVPFPEALTFFHHVVPSLPADSLPALYAAMIDLLAKHHHFPLARHLLDEMRERSIPVSSQVILAIIRRYVRAGMSPEASELFRRMEEYGAGVPDPAVLASLLGALSKKRLAGEAQALFDSYKSVFPPDVVLYTTLVHAWCRAGCLDKAEQVFAEMQQAGIMPNVYTYTSVIDAMYRAGQVPRAQELLCQMMETGCPPNTATFNAIMRAHVKAGRSEQVLQVHNQMRQLGCDPDIITYNFLMETHCGKGQSNLDAAMKVLAKMIAKGCIPDCHTFNPMLKLVLGTGNVEAARRLYERMQELQCKPNVVTYNLLMKLFNKEKSMDMVLRIKKDMDAQGVEPNVNTYGALIESFCGRGNWRRAHATLREMVEEKSLKPTKPVYDMVLMLLRKAGQLRKHEELVELMADRGFIKRPSEDALWKAVAAS